One genomic region from Reichenbachiella ulvae encodes:
- a CDS encoding HipA N-terminal domain-containing protein, with translation MRQAKVYYQEALAGLLTETDEGEYVFLYEPQYVQDHPDDFITFTMPVSEKPYTEKRLFPFFEGLIPEGWLLDIASENWRINKNDRMGLLLACCRNCIGAVSVVPYPEHQTEGDGA, from the coding sequence ATGAGACAGGCCAAGGTTTACTATCAGGAAGCTCTGGCAGGGCTGTTGACAGAGACGGACGAAGGGGAATATGTTTTCCTCTATGAGCCGCAGTATGTGCAGGATCATCCGGATGATTTCATCACTTTTACCATGCCTGTGTCTGAGAAGCCATATACAGAAAAGAGGCTATTCCCATTCTTCGAGGGGCTGATCCCGGAGGGCTGGTTGTTGGATATTGCCTCCGAAAACTGGAGGATCAACAAAAACGATCGCATGGGCTTGTTGCTGGCTTGCTGTCGCAACTGCATCGGTGCGGTGAGTGTCGTGCCTTATCCAGAACATCAAACAGAAGGAGATGGAGCATAG
- a CDS encoding HipA domain-containing protein, whose translation MEHSCLYCYEPVEEGMDFHPSCSKKFFGTSSPPKIEYSFNQIDELAKKVVERSVAVPGVQPKLSMSLVRATKDQSDERLTIVGALGGHYIFKPPSDRYPEMPENEHVTLRMAEAFGIRTVPSSLIRMASGERAFITQRVDRNELGEKTHMLDMFQITEAFDKYKSSMERVGKALSSYSSNTLLDKTYYFDLALFCFLTGNNDMHLKNFSMIKGPSGWVLSPAYDLLNVAIVLPEDTEELALTLGGKKRKLERKHFEGFGQDLGLTPKQITGAFRRMTKNRAKAEAWLDRSFLSEEMKTAYHELMERRYQQLGLV comes from the coding sequence ATGGAGCATAGCTGTCTATATTGTTACGAGCCAGTGGAGGAAGGTATGGATTTTCATCCGAGCTGCTCGAAGAAATTTTTCGGTACCAGTAGCCCTCCTAAAATCGAATATTCTTTCAATCAAATCGATGAGCTGGCCAAAAAGGTAGTGGAGCGCAGTGTTGCCGTGCCAGGTGTGCAGCCTAAGCTGTCCATGTCACTGGTTCGTGCCACCAAAGACCAATCGGATGAAAGACTGACCATCGTCGGAGCATTGGGTGGACATTATATCTTCAAGCCTCCCTCGGATCGCTATCCCGAGATGCCGGAAAACGAACACGTGACCCTGCGGATGGCGGAGGCTTTCGGGATACGCACGGTGCCTTCATCACTGATACGGATGGCCTCTGGTGAGAGGGCATTTATCACCCAACGTGTGGATCGTAACGAACTCGGAGAGAAAACCCACATGCTGGATATGTTTCAGATCACGGAGGCATTTGACAAATACAAAAGCTCTATGGAGCGAGTGGGTAAGGCGCTGAGCAGCTACTCCAGCAACACTTTGCTGGACAAGACCTATTATTTTGATCTGGCGCTGTTCTGCTTCCTAACTGGCAACAATGACATGCACCTCAAGAATTTTTCCATGATCAAGGGGCCATCAGGCTGGGTGCTGTCCCCCGCTTACGACTTGCTCAATGTAGCCATCGTACTGCCCGAAGATACCGAGGAGCTGGCCTTGACCCTGGGAGGCAAAAAAAGAAAGCTGGAACGAAAGCACTTTGAGGGATTCGGTCAGGATCTGGGATTGACACCAAAGCAGATAACTGGCGCCTTTCGCCGCATGACGAAAAACCGCGCGAAAGCAGAGGCATGGCTCGATCGATCTTTCCTCTCCGAAGAAATGAAAACAGCCTATCATGAGCTGATGGAGAGAAGGTATCAGCAGTTGGGGTTGGTATAA
- a CDS encoding type II toxin-antitoxin system Y4mF family antitoxin: protein MNRLANFVKERRKEVNLTQEELAERTGVALTVIRKIEQGKTNMNMDKVNLVLSMFGHELAPVDSKQIAE, encoded by the coding sequence ATGAATCGATTAGCCAATTTTGTAAAGGAGCGCAGAAAGGAAGTCAACCTGACGCAGGAAGAGCTGGCAGAGCGCACTGGTGTGGCCCTGACGGTGATCCGAAAGATCGAGCAGGGCAAGACCAATATGAATATGGACAAGGTCAATCTGGTCCTGAGCATGTTCGGGCATGAGCTGGCTCCTGTGGATAGCAAACAGATAGCTGAATGA